The following proteins come from a genomic window of Andrena cerasifolii isolate SP2316 chromosome 6, iyAndCera1_principal, whole genome shotgun sequence:
- the LOC143370459 gene encoding uncharacterized protein LOC143370459 isoform X1 yields the protein MEARKMKRNFFMLSESSDSESSTTLYRKKQCKRIIVGQSNVKKICYSSTNEGDNSGPKFINRNNNLSNDKEYSDRKNKVEGMESSWKIDNGTSANKQDASNSVVTSNPLEQNKQGNKKNQKAVANIRIRITKMTEELKYILSKFKLKVEQLQLRCMQDETVMGQDGKSITCAYNSIIKKLQKELAVQQQISVAPYHRCDETAAQTESSSEIFSANYKRPKVTKISKPDVNINVNKQPVETNCTSAVEVEKNNNTKSKSDETLTGLLNRLKEINVIKKSSRTSVAGSISTVHSTPNLEVLNRAYKKIVERQDTSKQDSSRNGCVKEKGLLPNYDSDVNSTCSTVAIYPRRKGNVQINNYQGGLIPADANKDVSSTDISTSSISDVSSGNGEMSDEISLTNLYSSDSEGTIIISNNEIRKSKHRSEDRIPAKGKTVLTSPNSKNSGSKQRSEFVVPDINNLSTKYQSYRVAISNRANSVPECKPTEQNQYNTRVDEKLRMNCKVMIEKLRIRW from the exons ATGGAAGCCAGGAAAAT GAAGAGAAATTTCTTCATGTTATCCGAGTCTAGCGATTCAGAAAGCTCTACTACACTCTATCGGAAGAAGCAATGTAAACGGATCATAGTAGGAcagtcaaatgtaaaaaaaatttgttatagtTCTACAAACGAGGGTGACAATAGCGGTCCCAAATTTATTAACAGGAATAATAATCTATCCAACGATAAAGAATATAGTGACAGAAAGAATAAAGTTGAGGGCATGGAAAGTAGTTGGAAAATAGACAACGGAACTAGTGCGAACAAACAGGATGCTTCGAATTCAGTAGTAACGAGTAATCCGTTGGAACAAAATAAGCAAGGAAATAAGAAGAACCAAAAGGCCGTCGCGAACATTAGGATTCGCATTACGAAAATGACGGAGGAATTGAAATACATTCTGTCTAAATTTAAGTTGAAAGTAGAGCAGTTGCAGTTGAGGTGCATGCAAGACGAAACAGTAATGGGGCAGGATGGTAAAAGCATAACGTGCGCTTACAATAGTATAATTAAGAAATTGCAGAAAGAACTGGCTGTACAGCAACAAATTTCAGTGGCCCCTTACCATCGATGTG atgaaACTGCGGCGCAGACAGAGTCTAGTAGTGAAATATTCTCTGCAAACTACAAAAGGCCGAAAGTAACTAAAATATCAAAACCAGATGTCAACATCAATGTAAATAAGCAGCCAGTGGAAACAAACTGCACCTCTGcagttgaagttgaaaaaaaCAATAACACTAAGTCGAAAAGTGATGAAACTTTGACAGGCCTTTTGAACAGATTAAAAGAGATCAATGTCATTAAAAAATCTTCAAGAACTTCAGTGGCTGGTTCGATCAGCACGGTACATAGTACACCGAATTTAGAAGTGCTAAACCGGGCATATAAAAAGATTGTAGAACGCCAAGACACAAGTAAACAGGATTCTTCGAGAAATGGATGTGTAAAGGAAAAAGGGCTACTACCAAATTATGATAGTGACGTAAATAGTACGTGTAGTACGGTAGCTATTTATCCTCGAAGAAAAGGAaatgtacaaataaataattaccaagGTGGTTTAATACCCGCAGATGCGAATAAAGATGTATCGAGTACAGATATATCGACAAGTTCGATTTCAGATGTTAGTTCAGGGAATGGAGAAATGAGCGATGAAATTTCGTTGACAAATTTATATTCCTCCGATTCAGAAGGCACCATAATTATATCGAATAATGAAATACGGAAGTCGAAGCACAGGAGTGAAGATCGTATTCCAGCAAAGGGGAAGACAGTTTTGACTTCCCCGAATAGTAAAAATAGCGGGTCCAAGCAACGATCGGAATTTGTCGTTCCTGATATAAATAACTTGAGCACAAAGTATCAGTCATACCGCGTTGCAATTTCAAATCGAGCAAATTCTGTGCCTGAGTGTAAGCCGACCGAGCAGAATCAATACAACACTCGCGTCGATGAAAAGTTACGTATGAATTgcaaagtaatgatagaaaagttGAGAATAAGGTGGTAA
- the LOC143370459 gene encoding uncharacterized protein LOC143370459 isoform X2 has product MLSESSDSESSTTLYRKKQCKRIIVGQSNVKKICYSSTNEGDNSGPKFINRNNNLSNDKEYSDRKNKVEGMESSWKIDNGTSANKQDASNSVVTSNPLEQNKQGNKKNQKAVANIRIRITKMTEELKYILSKFKLKVEQLQLRCMQDETVMGQDGKSITCAYNSIIKKLQKELAVQQQISVAPYHRCDETAAQTESSSEIFSANYKRPKVTKISKPDVNINVNKQPVETNCTSAVEVEKNNNTKSKSDETLTGLLNRLKEINVIKKSSRTSVAGSISTVHSTPNLEVLNRAYKKIVERQDTSKQDSSRNGCVKEKGLLPNYDSDVNSTCSTVAIYPRRKGNVQINNYQGGLIPADANKDVSSTDISTSSISDVSSGNGEMSDEISLTNLYSSDSEGTIIISNNEIRKSKHRSEDRIPAKGKTVLTSPNSKNSGSKQRSEFVVPDINNLSTKYQSYRVAISNRANSVPECKPTEQNQYNTRVDEKLRMNCKVMIEKLRIRW; this is encoded by the exons ATGTTATCCGAGTCTAGCGATTCAGAAAGCTCTACTACACTCTATCGGAAGAAGCAATGTAAACGGATCATAGTAGGAcagtcaaatgtaaaaaaaatttgttatagtTCTACAAACGAGGGTGACAATAGCGGTCCCAAATTTATTAACAGGAATAATAATCTATCCAACGATAAAGAATATAGTGACAGAAAGAATAAAGTTGAGGGCATGGAAAGTAGTTGGAAAATAGACAACGGAACTAGTGCGAACAAACAGGATGCTTCGAATTCAGTAGTAACGAGTAATCCGTTGGAACAAAATAAGCAAGGAAATAAGAAGAACCAAAAGGCCGTCGCGAACATTAGGATTCGCATTACGAAAATGACGGAGGAATTGAAATACATTCTGTCTAAATTTAAGTTGAAAGTAGAGCAGTTGCAGTTGAGGTGCATGCAAGACGAAACAGTAATGGGGCAGGATGGTAAAAGCATAACGTGCGCTTACAATAGTATAATTAAGAAATTGCAGAAAGAACTGGCTGTACAGCAACAAATTTCAGTGGCCCCTTACCATCGATGTG atgaaACTGCGGCGCAGACAGAGTCTAGTAGTGAAATATTCTCTGCAAACTACAAAAGGCCGAAAGTAACTAAAATATCAAAACCAGATGTCAACATCAATGTAAATAAGCAGCCAGTGGAAACAAACTGCACCTCTGcagttgaagttgaaaaaaaCAATAACACTAAGTCGAAAAGTGATGAAACTTTGACAGGCCTTTTGAACAGATTAAAAGAGATCAATGTCATTAAAAAATCTTCAAGAACTTCAGTGGCTGGTTCGATCAGCACGGTACATAGTACACCGAATTTAGAAGTGCTAAACCGGGCATATAAAAAGATTGTAGAACGCCAAGACACAAGTAAACAGGATTCTTCGAGAAATGGATGTGTAAAGGAAAAAGGGCTACTACCAAATTATGATAGTGACGTAAATAGTACGTGTAGTACGGTAGCTATTTATCCTCGAAGAAAAGGAaatgtacaaataaataattaccaagGTGGTTTAATACCCGCAGATGCGAATAAAGATGTATCGAGTACAGATATATCGACAAGTTCGATTTCAGATGTTAGTTCAGGGAATGGAGAAATGAGCGATGAAATTTCGTTGACAAATTTATATTCCTCCGATTCAGAAGGCACCATAATTATATCGAATAATGAAATACGGAAGTCGAAGCACAGGAGTGAAGATCGTATTCCAGCAAAGGGGAAGACAGTTTTGACTTCCCCGAATAGTAAAAATAGCGGGTCCAAGCAACGATCGGAATTTGTCGTTCCTGATATAAATAACTTGAGCACAAAGTATCAGTCATACCGCGTTGCAATTTCAAATCGAGCAAATTCTGTGCCTGAGTGTAAGCCGACCGAGCAGAATCAATACAACACTCGCGTCGATGAAAAGTTACGTATGAATTgcaaagtaatgatagaaaagttGAGAATAAGGTGGTAA
- the LOC143370460 gene encoding citrate synthase, mitochondrial-like isoform X1, which produces MLQFRRSFRRTIARTVILKNPRRHNFGNSNFGGRRYELTVSTTRGVPSTSTNLKEALCEKIPVHYDLLRNFRQQHGTSVVSHITVENMYQGLNGVNTMVRETSETDPKCGIKYRGLSMPEVITLLPREGKSPSAEAVFWLLLTGDVPTQEQTASLIADWTLRRQKRKDWWSGPGGGIVGSILQTLPKTTTPLGRLSMALAIFDSDKHVKGALQNRASSYTHWEYTYEDSMELLATLPAIVGLVARGEKMKNVKEEGDWVQFLLECLSNASIISESHKTSLMDFLRLYVTLNADEDGGVPAVHVTEILGASQLDINQALAAGVLAYSNEPKSGTMSQYMEFQTEVQSLLGRELKEEKLKSCMANLIEKDKLVGYKETKFYDPRYTALLNYARDYLADDPDVKLSQAITRILTAMMKTAKGRNVYPEQSTIAAPIFQSYGLKDMNFNQVLLCMSRALGAVASIIWTRAVNTPVECPAAKCTYTYWNTVRGIRRKHKRPKHMKYFRK; this is translated from the exons atgctacAATTTCGGAGGAGCTTCCGGCGCACAATTGCGCGGACGGTGATTTTAAAGAACCCCAGAAGGCACAACTTTGGCAATAGTAATTTCGGAGGACGGCGATACGAATTGACG GTGAGTACAACGAGGGGAGTTCCTAGTACGAGCACAAATTTGAAGGAAGCTCTCTGCGAGAAGATTCCTGTGCATTACGACTTACTGAGGAATTTTCGTCAGCAACATGGCACTTCCGTGGTCAGTCACATCACGGTGGAAAATATGTATCAAGGGCTGAACGGGGTAAACACTATGGTTAGAGAAACATCCGAGACTGACCCAAAATGTGGG ATAAAATACAGGGGATTATCTATGCCTGAAGTCATCACCCTTTTACCTCGCGAAGGAAAATCGCCAAGCGCAGAAGCTGTCTTTTGGTTGTTATTAACTGGCGACGTTCCGACGCAAGAGCAGACTGCTTCCTTAATCGCCGACTGGACATTACGACGTCAAAAAAGGAAGGACTGGTGGTCAGGACCAGGCGGGGGAATCGTCGGCTCCATTCTCCAAACTCTCCCGAAGACCACGACACCTCTGGGAAGGCTGTCGATGGCCCTCGCGATTTTTGATTCTGACAAACACGTGAAAGGGGCTTTGCAAAATAGAGCTTCGAGCTACACTCATTGGGAA TACACATACGAGGACAGTATGGAGCTGCTGGCAACCCTGCCCGCGATAGTTGGCCTGGTTGCTAGAGGAGAAAAAATGAAGAACGTGAAAGAAGAAGGTGACTGGGTACAATTTTTGCTGGAATGTTTGAGTAACGCGTCGATCATTTCGGAAAGTCATAAGACATCTCTGATGGATTTCCTTCGATTATATGTTACTCTGAACGC GGACGAAGATGGAGGTGTACCCGCTGTCCATGTCACAGAAATACTCGGAGCCTCCCAATTGGATATTAATCAAGCCCTAGCGGCCGGAGTTTTGGCATACAGCAATGAACCTAAGAGCGGCACAATGTCgcaa TACATGGAATTCCAAACGGAAGTACAAAGTCTTCTTGGCCGGGaactaaaagaagaaaaattaaagagttGCATGGCCAATTTGATTGAAAAGGACAAATTGGTCGGCTACAAGGAGACAAAGTTTTACGATCCCCGTTACACCGCGTTATTAAATTACGCCAGGGATTATTTGGCAGACGATCCTGATGTCAAG TTATCGCAAGCTATCACGCGAATACTAACCGCGATGATGAAAACGGCAAAAGGAAGAAACGTTTATCCCGAACAAAGTACAATCGCGGCACCAATATTTCAG TCTTACGGGTTGAAAGACATGAATTTCAATCAAGTATTGTTATGTATGTCACGAGCACTGGGTGCAGTTGCATCGATCATTTGGACAAGAGCTGTTAACACACCGGTCGAGTGTCCAGCAGCAAAATGCACTTACACTTACTGGAACACCGTTCGAGGAATACGAAGGAAACATAAACGCCCAAAGCATATGAAATATTTCCGGAAATGA
- the LOC143370460 gene encoding citrate synthase, mitochondrial-like isoform X4 yields the protein MYQGLNGVNTMVRETSETDPKCGIKYRGLSMPEVITLLPREGKSPSAEAVFWLLLTGDVPTQEQTASLIADWTLRRQKRKDWWSGPGGGIVGSILQTLPKTTTPLGRLSMALAIFDSDKHVKGALQNRASSYTHWEYTYEDSMELLATLPAIVGLVARGEKMKNVKEEGDWVQFLLECLSNASIISESHKTSLMDFLRLYVTLNADEDGGVPAVHVTEILGASQLDINQALAAGVLAYSNEPKSGTMSQYMEFQTEVQSLLGRELKEEKLKSCMANLIEKDKLVGYKETKFYDPRYTALLNYARDYLADDPDVKLSQAITRILTAMMKTAKGRNVYPEQSTIAAPIFQSYGLKDMNFNQVLLCMSRALGAVASIIWTRAVNTPVECPAAKCTYTYWNTVRGIRRKHKRPKHMKYFRK from the exons ATGTATCAAGGGCTGAACGGGGTAAACACTATGGTTAGAGAAACATCCGAGACTGACCCAAAATGTGGG ATAAAATACAGGGGATTATCTATGCCTGAAGTCATCACCCTTTTACCTCGCGAAGGAAAATCGCCAAGCGCAGAAGCTGTCTTTTGGTTGTTATTAACTGGCGACGTTCCGACGCAAGAGCAGACTGCTTCCTTAATCGCCGACTGGACATTACGACGTCAAAAAAGGAAGGACTGGTGGTCAGGACCAGGCGGGGGAATCGTCGGCTCCATTCTCCAAACTCTCCCGAAGACCACGACACCTCTGGGAAGGCTGTCGATGGCCCTCGCGATTTTTGATTCTGACAAACACGTGAAAGGGGCTTTGCAAAATAGAGCTTCGAGCTACACTCATTGGGAA TACACATACGAGGACAGTATGGAGCTGCTGGCAACCCTGCCCGCGATAGTTGGCCTGGTTGCTAGAGGAGAAAAAATGAAGAACGTGAAAGAAGAAGGTGACTGGGTACAATTTTTGCTGGAATGTTTGAGTAACGCGTCGATCATTTCGGAAAGTCATAAGACATCTCTGATGGATTTCCTTCGATTATATGTTACTCTGAACGC GGACGAAGATGGAGGTGTACCCGCTGTCCATGTCACAGAAATACTCGGAGCCTCCCAATTGGATATTAATCAAGCCCTAGCGGCCGGAGTTTTGGCATACAGCAATGAACCTAAGAGCGGCACAATGTCgcaa TACATGGAATTCCAAACGGAAGTACAAAGTCTTCTTGGCCGGGaactaaaagaagaaaaattaaagagttGCATGGCCAATTTGATTGAAAAGGACAAATTGGTCGGCTACAAGGAGACAAAGTTTTACGATCCCCGTTACACCGCGTTATTAAATTACGCCAGGGATTATTTGGCAGACGATCCTGATGTCAAG TTATCGCAAGCTATCACGCGAATACTAACCGCGATGATGAAAACGGCAAAAGGAAGAAACGTTTATCCCGAACAAAGTACAATCGCGGCACCAATATTTCAG TCTTACGGGTTGAAAGACATGAATTTCAATCAAGTATTGTTATGTATGTCACGAGCACTGGGTGCAGTTGCATCGATCATTTGGACAAGAGCTGTTAACACACCGGTCGAGTGTCCAGCAGCAAAATGCACTTACACTTACTGGAACACCGTTCGAGGAATACGAAGGAAACATAAACGCCCAAAGCATATGAAATATTTCCGGAAATGA